The Candidatus Eremiobacteraceae bacterium genome has a segment encoding these proteins:
- a CDS encoding serine hydrolase: MRRYPIMMLVSRIFSAAMACAFLTVSNVDRAATAALPEKTSDSTLAALAPKLERLAVHMPGIVALSIADLDGGHEIAINGDDNLPAASTIKIPVMVEVFRQIAQGRFTQATTLALTDGDRDCGYGSLCDARWGTRYSISTLLSLMITRSDNTAANMLIRKVGRQNVNATMAGLGLVQTRLGDSIRSDGDIRELRTTTNEMMQLLIMIAGHEIVNDRACDEMLAILMGQRHNELLPKYLPKGLAIAHKTGTLHDTLNDVGIVYLDGAPYVFCAFATHLTDLDDGERFIRAASRLTYQAFASEASTRRR, from the coding sequence TTGCGACGATACCCTATCATGATGTTGGTCAGCCGGATATTCAGCGCCGCGATGGCCTGCGCATTTTTGACTGTCTCAAACGTCGACCGTGCCGCGACGGCCGCGCTGCCCGAGAAGACTTCCGACTCGACGCTTGCCGCGTTGGCGCCCAAACTCGAACGGCTTGCCGTACACATGCCCGGCATCGTCGCGCTTTCGATAGCGGACCTCGACGGCGGCCACGAAATCGCGATCAACGGCGACGACAACCTGCCCGCCGCGAGCACGATAAAGATACCGGTGATGGTCGAGGTATTTCGGCAAATCGCGCAAGGCCGTTTCACGCAGGCGACCACGCTCGCGTTGACCGACGGCGACCGCGACTGCGGCTACGGCAGCCTCTGCGACGCGCGGTGGGGCACACGCTACAGCATCAGCACACTTTTATCGCTGATGATCACGCGCAGCGATAATACCGCCGCCAACATGCTGATCCGCAAAGTAGGCAGGCAAAACGTCAACGCGACTATGGCGGGACTTGGTTTGGTCCAGACGCGGCTCGGCGACAGCATCCGTTCGGACGGCGATATCCGCGAGCTTCGCACGACCACGAACGAGATGATGCAGCTGCTCATCATGATCGCCGGCCACGAAATCGTCAACGATCGGGCATGTGACGAGATGCTTGCGATCCTCATGGGCCAGCGCCATAACGAGCTTTTGCCGAAGTATCTCCCGAAAGGGCTGGCCATCGCGCACAAGACCGGCACGCTCCACGACACGCTCAACGACGTCGGCATCGTCTACCTCGACGGCGCACCGTATGTCTTCTGCGCGTTCGCCACGCATTTGACGGATCTCGACGATGGCGAACGATTTATCCGCGCCGCGTCGAGACTGACCTACCAGGCATTCGCGTCGGAAGCGTCCACCCGACGCAGGTGA
- a CDS encoding HD domain-containing phosphohydrolase codes for MSTNVAAAGRQHATKPERWRYVARRILHVFLALAGIALILAFPPIFDIRAGTIVAVAIIAGFLVFVERSQTAAGSTVAPLTAIMTASAVTFGPWALVIGFVAAVTIQVHRLRTKEITNAFAPFLIACQAGAATISTYAMLATWATVQDLIVRWPLATGLFSFVGVIAVGFAWQTSFNLMVAFEHKIAGGSFPVLALVRPGLVASLYAYMLVAMFNFGGIFAAALFYVVVAQFNLIEQTLGTSVRLLKLDRAQEQATTLARDLSHLLDAENVEFGSEVQNIAQMIARKVGMSRREVTMVGLAAELHEIGKCRLAVRVRTNAGLNQAELSQNLTYPRLGAVMIRSTDALLPREIADWIEFHREHFDGTGGPRGLRGNAIPIASRIIAIARQYVAMLTGYDGVEMTNKETALARLAAGGGALYDPELVELLEQRLGLVGAKDSGVMRGNAEDASVERVHEVADAG; via the coding sequence TTGAGCACGAACGTGGCCGCAGCCGGACGGCAACATGCGACGAAGCCCGAGCGATGGCGCTACGTTGCCCGGCGAATCTTGCACGTGTTCCTGGCGCTCGCCGGAATCGCACTGATTCTCGCATTTCCGCCGATATTCGATATCCGCGCAGGCACGATCGTCGCTGTGGCGATCATCGCGGGGTTTCTCGTATTCGTCGAACGATCGCAGACCGCGGCCGGCTCGACGGTAGCGCCGCTCACCGCGATCATGACCGCATCCGCGGTGACGTTCGGACCGTGGGCGCTGGTCATCGGGTTCGTCGCGGCGGTGACGATCCAAGTGCATCGTCTTCGCACGAAGGAAATCACGAACGCATTCGCCCCGTTCCTCATCGCCTGTCAGGCCGGCGCTGCCACGATCAGCACATACGCGATGTTGGCGACGTGGGCGACGGTCCAAGATCTCATCGTCCGATGGCCTCTTGCGACCGGGCTCTTCTCGTTCGTCGGCGTCATCGCCGTCGGCTTCGCCTGGCAGACGTCGTTCAATCTCATGGTCGCATTCGAACACAAGATCGCGGGCGGGTCGTTCCCGGTGCTGGCCCTCGTGCGGCCGGGTCTTGTGGCATCGCTCTACGCGTACATGCTCGTCGCGATGTTCAACTTCGGCGGCATTTTCGCGGCCGCGCTCTTCTACGTCGTCGTCGCGCAATTCAATCTGATAGAACAAACGCTTGGCACGTCAGTCCGCTTGCTGAAGCTCGATCGAGCGCAAGAGCAGGCCACCACGCTCGCGCGCGACCTTTCGCACCTGCTCGACGCCGAAAACGTCGAGTTCGGGAGCGAGGTGCAGAACATCGCCCAAATGATCGCGCGTAAGGTCGGCATGAGCCGGCGAGAAGTGACGATGGTGGGCCTGGCGGCAGAATTGCACGAGATCGGGAAGTGCCGGTTGGCGGTGCGGGTGCGGACGAACGCCGGCCTCAATCAAGCCGAGCTCTCACAGAATCTCACATATCCGCGCCTCGGGGCGGTGATGATCCGAAGCACCGATGCACTGCTGCCGAGAGAGATCGCGGACTGGATCGAGTTCCACCGCGAACATTTCGATGGAACCGGCGGGCCGCGAGGATTGCGCGGCAATGCGATCCCGATCGCTTCCCGCATCATCGCGATCGCGCGCCAGTACGTGGCGATGCTCACGGGCTACGATGGCGTGGAGATGACCAATAAAGAAACAGCGCTCGCGCGCCTGGCTGCAGGCGGCGGAGCGCTGTATGACCCCGAACTAGTTGAGTTGTTGGAACAACGCTTAGGGCTTGTTGGCGCCAAAGACTCCGGTGTCATGCGGGGTAACGCCGAAGACGCCAGTGTCGAGCGTGTGCATGAAGTGGCCGATGCTGGCTAG
- a CDS encoding BMP family ABC transporter substrate-binding protein has protein sequence MRHLLALAAAVLLAGCSSGGSGAGSQSGTPARKFAMVTDVGGLGDKSFNDSANRGLQIAQKQFGAQVTVLQSRAVTDYEPNLSTLAEQGNGLIFAIGFLMHDSLNDVAPRFPNTHFAIVDSVVDQPNVTSITFKEEESSFLAGVIAGLTTKKATVAFLGGIESPLIEKFQAGFAAGVVSVNPRVAVLVKYTGSFDDVATGKEYASVLYDQGADIIYVAAGKCGLGAIDEARSRPAGDYIIGVDSDQDALAPGKVLTSALKHVDNAVLALAKDAVRGTIPGGTLVFGLKDGGVGLTEMKYSKQLLPKGALATEAAYEKLIVSGKLVIPSTLAQLKTFVPLHPAATR, from the coding sequence ATGCGGCATCTCTTAGCGTTGGCGGCGGCAGTGCTGCTCGCAGGTTGCTCCAGCGGCGGTTCCGGCGCGGGATCGCAATCGGGCACGCCTGCACGAAAGTTTGCGATGGTCACCGATGTGGGTGGACTCGGCGACAAGTCGTTCAATGACTCCGCAAATCGCGGACTGCAGATCGCGCAAAAGCAATTCGGCGCGCAGGTGACGGTTCTGCAGTCGCGCGCGGTCACCGACTACGAACCGAATCTCTCGACGTTGGCGGAGCAGGGCAACGGCCTCATCTTCGCCATCGGCTTTCTCATGCACGATTCGCTTAACGACGTGGCGCCGCGCTTTCCCAACACGCATTTTGCGATTGTCGATTCGGTTGTGGACCAGCCGAACGTCACCTCAATCACGTTCAAAGAGGAAGAGAGTTCGTTTCTGGCCGGCGTGATCGCCGGACTGACGACGAAAAAGGCTACGGTCGCCTTTCTCGGCGGCATCGAATCGCCGCTCATTGAGAAATTTCAGGCGGGCTTTGCCGCGGGCGTGGTGTCGGTCAATCCGCGCGTCGCCGTCCTTGTGAAATATACCGGTTCGTTCGATGACGTCGCAACGGGCAAGGAATACGCGAGTGTGCTCTACGATCAAGGCGCAGACATCATCTACGTCGCTGCGGGCAAGTGCGGCCTCGGGGCGATCGACGAAGCGAGATCGCGGCCGGCCGGCGACTACATCATCGGTGTGGACTCGGACCAAGACGCGCTGGCGCCGGGCAAAGTGTTGACAAGCGCGCTCAAACATGTCGACAACGCCGTGCTCGCGCTTGCCAAGGATGCGGTCCGCGGAACGATTCCCGGCGGCACGCTCGTCTTCGGTCTTAAGGACGGCGGCGTCGGCCTCACCGAAATGAAGTACTCAAAGCAACTGCTCCCCAAAGGCGCGCTCGCGACCGAAGCGGCGTACGAAAAATTGATCGTGTCCGGGAAGCTTGTGATCCCATCCACGCTCGCGCAATTGAAGACGTTCGTTCCGTTGCATCCGGCCGCGACGAGGTGA
- a CDS encoding TonB-dependent receptor, whose product MSKNFIRWAGVTVAIISLFAFATPAAAADDAAVTGTVVNETTGAPIAGARVVLLANGTPQVKTSDAQGKFAFQGLAAGTYDLRASAAQFLPYDTAPFALAASQQFDLAMFLQPASSASISSLGRVTVTGQRVLNHSSASSSVISSQAFVNSAIPQVQTALEQVPGITIEHFNNGSPGNVATLTIRGAGGFAGTNNTGYEVLVLQDGQPMRNGEFGDFDVSTLTPAIYSRVEVVKGVGGTSLFGANTIGGTVNLVTRDPLKTEGGELQLGFSGFGTSDYNFSETDTIGRFGYLLDFHQYGSDGFISPSYRADFGARKKGQFGFVTNPTLGFNVRSGLGKVRYDFSNSTYGVLSVSDESDTRDETGLLSSPSPVCFTNDISCKQDPAGNTYFFGFPGNYVWNLQPKYSFDLHTALAGGSLELRTYHQWLRRIVDGENLATPNSSFNVGCCFIQSSADRLTGLSGIWTRDFGNNTLVLGVGGNGDYYNFGTAEDFEDKFIPTSAINFNGPGNGQATEIERTILVRDDVAISPKFDLTAAGYYSDYDTLKVKRFDPRLAVVNKPNNDTVLRASIGTGFAAPRLSDLNPTLDTNSSDSGTASGCPPPPNQFCAAVQGNPNLKAETATGVDVGWQHLFGNSNIGVDLYRTNLSNHIFTGAFPAPPGLCFDPSPTPPTCPVGSTPILFIQRPINLAGSVYSGIEANASLALSQNFDFEPYYNIQTAYPTSVDRQTQVILGDVVDNQQYLGIPIHKVGWQIAYHNPARAYATIGADYYARNNSLNVPPFWVYNGSLNMPVGDSTVHIGWSNITNTNAGIFENFENGVPYPAAAGYTGSCFGKAGFVCTNAYSRAPHMLTITFDHRWGSLQ is encoded by the coding sequence ATGTCAAAGAATTTCATTCGATGGGCAGGTGTCACCGTCGCTATTATCTCGCTTTTTGCGTTCGCGACTCCGGCAGCGGCTGCCGACGATGCTGCGGTCACCGGCACGGTCGTCAACGAGACGACGGGTGCTCCGATCGCCGGCGCCCGGGTGGTGCTGTTGGCCAACGGAACGCCGCAAGTGAAGACTTCGGATGCGCAAGGGAAGTTTGCGTTCCAGGGCCTGGCAGCCGGCACGTACGACTTGCGCGCCTCGGCGGCGCAGTTCTTGCCGTACGACACCGCTCCGTTCGCATTGGCCGCCTCGCAGCAGTTCGATTTGGCCATGTTTCTCCAGCCGGCGAGCAGCGCGTCGATCAGTTCGCTCGGCCGCGTGACCGTCACAGGCCAACGGGTTTTGAATCATTCATCGGCGTCGAGCAGTGTGATATCGAGCCAGGCATTCGTGAATTCTGCCATTCCGCAGGTGCAAACCGCGCTCGAACAAGTCCCCGGCATCACCATCGAGCACTTCAACAACGGCTCCCCTGGCAATGTCGCGACGCTCACGATCAGGGGAGCTGGCGGCTTTGCCGGCACCAACAACACTGGCTACGAAGTTCTCGTTCTTCAGGATGGCCAGCCTATGCGCAATGGTGAATTCGGCGATTTCGACGTATCGACATTGACACCGGCGATATACAGCCGGGTCGAAGTTGTAAAGGGCGTTGGCGGCACGTCGCTGTTCGGAGCGAACACGATCGGCGGGACGGTGAATCTCGTCACGCGCGATCCGCTGAAAACCGAGGGTGGTGAGCTTCAACTTGGATTCAGCGGCTTCGGCACATCGGACTACAACTTCTCGGAGACCGATACGATCGGCCGATTTGGTTACCTGCTGGATTTTCACCAGTACGGCTCCGACGGATTCATCTCGCCGTCATACCGTGCCGACTTCGGCGCGCGTAAGAAAGGTCAGTTCGGATTCGTCACCAACCCGACGCTCGGCTTCAACGTGCGTTCGGGTCTGGGCAAAGTGCGCTACGATTTTTCAAATTCAACGTACGGCGTTCTCTCGGTTTCCGATGAATCCGACACGAGAGACGAGACGGGACTTTTGTCAAGCCCAAGCCCTGTTTGCTTCACAAATGATATTTCGTGCAAGCAAGACCCGGCCGGAAATACCTACTTTTTCGGCTTCCCCGGCAACTACGTTTGGAATCTGCAACCGAAATACTCGTTCGATCTCCACACTGCGCTTGCGGGCGGCAGCCTCGAACTGCGGACCTATCACCAGTGGCTCCGGCGCATCGTCGACGGCGAGAACCTCGCGACGCCAAATAGCAGCTTCAACGTCGGTTGCTGCTTCATCCAGTCGAGCGCCGATCGTCTGACCGGTCTCAGCGGCATTTGGACTCGCGATTTCGGCAACAACACGCTCGTGCTCGGCGTCGGCGGCAACGGCGACTATTATAATTTCGGCACGGCGGAGGACTTCGAAGATAAGTTTATCCCGACGTCAGCTATCAATTTCAACGGCCCCGGTAATGGGCAGGCGACCGAAATCGAGCGTACCATTCTCGTGCGCGACGACGTGGCGATTAGTCCGAAATTCGATTTGACGGCTGCGGGCTACTACAGCGACTATGATACGCTCAAGGTAAAGCGATTCGATCCGCGCCTAGCGGTCGTCAATAAGCCGAACAACGACACCGTCCTGCGCGCGTCGATCGGCACGGGATTTGCGGCGCCACGGTTGTCGGATCTCAATCCAACTCTCGATACGAATTCGTCAGATTCGGGTACCGCTTCGGGCTGTCCGCCACCACCGAATCAGTTTTGCGCGGCAGTGCAGGGGAATCCAAATCTCAAAGCAGAGACGGCGACTGGCGTCGATGTCGGATGGCAGCATTTGTTCGGCAACAGCAATATAGGGGTCGATCTATACCGCACAAATCTCTCGAACCACATCTTTACCGGTGCCTTTCCTGCGCCCCCGGGCCTTTGTTTTGATCCGTCCCCGACTCCGCCGACCTGCCCTGTCGGGTCGACGCCGATCCTCTTCATCCAACGTCCGATAAATCTCGCGGGTTCGGTATATAGCGGCATCGAGGCGAACGCGTCGCTTGCGTTGTCTCAAAACTTCGACTTCGAACCCTATTACAACATCCAAACAGCTTACCCGACCTCGGTAGACCGCCAGACCCAAGTCATCTTGGGTGACGTCGTCGACAACCAGCAATATCTGGGCATTCCGATCCACAAGGTTGGATGGCAGATCGCCTACCACAATCCCGCGCGCGCATATGCCACGATCGGCGCGGACTACTACGCACGCAACAATAGCCTCAACGTCCCGCCATTTTGGGTATACAACGGCTCGCTCAATATGCCCGTGGGAGATTCGACGGTTCACATCGGCTGGTCGAACATCACGAACACGAACGCCGGCATCTTTGAGAACTTCGAGAATGGCGTGCCGTATCCGGCGGCCGCCGGCTATACGGGCAGCTGTTTCGGCAAGGCGGGATTCGTGTGTACGAATGCCTACTCTCGCGCCCCGCACATGCTGACGATCACGTTCGACCACCGCTGGGGCTCGTTGCAGTAA
- a CDS encoding ABC transporter ATP-binding protein: protein MIAGEPPGAVFGLAARGITKRFGDLVAVDRVDFDVRAGEVHALIGENGAGKSTLMSVLYGLLQPDGGAIVLHGRETRFASCADAMRAGIGMVFQHFLLIDRFTVAENVLLGREPGRAGFIDTAAARSEVASLAQKYQFALDSSARVESLSVGARQQVELLKVLERDARIVILDEPTAALSPAEANALFVVVRRLRDEGRAVILIAHKLKEVLALADRVTVLRHGKVTGSLPIADANANTLAAMMVGRAIDLNAREPRRTTPGDVALSVRGLCAARDDGAPAVRDAAIDVRAGEIIGVAGVEGNGQLEFAEALYGLRSVSAGSISLDGADITSRSAAERRAAGMRYVPADRQREGLVLDFDTVENALLGDQRRTRVGAAVNLRLGRERADAIDARYALAGYDPVRPARAYSGGTQQKLIIGREMTDEAHALICVAPTRGIDIGAAATIHRQLRGVRDRGACVVLVSYDLDEIRALSDRIIVFSEGRISGVVMPELADDITMGNLMSGAASNG from the coding sequence GTGATCGCAGGCGAGCCGCCCGGCGCGGTCTTCGGCCTAGCGGCTCGCGGCATCACCAAGCGCTTCGGCGATCTTGTAGCGGTCGACCGCGTAGATTTCGATGTGCGTGCTGGCGAAGTGCACGCGCTGATCGGCGAGAACGGCGCCGGCAAGAGCACCCTGATGAGCGTGCTCTACGGGTTGTTGCAACCGGACGGCGGCGCTATCGTGCTGCACGGCCGCGAGACGCGTTTTGCTTCGTGCGCCGACGCGATGCGCGCCGGCATCGGCATGGTCTTCCAGCACTTCCTCCTCATCGATCGATTCACGGTCGCCGAGAACGTGCTGCTCGGCCGCGAGCCCGGCCGTGCGGGTTTCATCGACACAGCCGCCGCGCGGTCCGAGGTCGCGTCGCTCGCGCAAAAATACCAGTTTGCACTGGACTCCTCGGCGCGCGTGGAATCGCTGAGCGTCGGCGCCCGCCAACAAGTCGAATTGCTCAAAGTGCTGGAGCGCGACGCCCGGATCGTCATTCTCGACGAGCCGACGGCCGCTCTCTCGCCGGCTGAAGCAAATGCATTGTTCGTGGTCGTGCGGCGCTTGCGAGACGAAGGCCGCGCGGTCATCTTGATCGCGCACAAGCTCAAGGAAGTATTGGCGCTCGCCGATCGCGTCACCGTGCTGCGTCACGGCAAAGTGACCGGGTCGTTGCCGATAGCGGACGCGAATGCGAACACACTTGCGGCGATGATGGTGGGACGTGCGATCGATCTCAACGCGCGCGAACCGCGCAGAACGACGCCTGGCGATGTCGCGCTGTCCGTCCGCGGGCTCTGCGCCGCGCGCGACGACGGCGCGCCGGCGGTGCGCGACGCCGCCATCGACGTCCGTGCGGGCGAGATAATCGGTGTTGCCGGCGTCGAAGGCAACGGACAATTGGAGTTCGCCGAGGCGCTCTACGGATTGCGGAGCGTGTCGGCCGGCAGCATCTCACTTGACGGCGCCGACATCACTTCCCGTTCCGCCGCCGAACGTCGCGCCGCCGGCATGCGCTACGTTCCCGCGGACCGCCAACGGGAAGGCCTGGTCCTCGACTTCGATACGGTTGAAAACGCTTTGCTCGGTGACCAGCGGCGCACGCGCGTGGGCGCGGCGGTGAACCTGCGCCTCGGTCGTGAGCGCGCCGATGCGATCGACGCGCGCTACGCGCTGGCCGGCTACGATCCGGTCCGGCCGGCGCGCGCCTATTCCGGCGGCACGCAACAAAAACTGATCATCGGCCGCGAGATGACCGACGAAGCGCACGCGCTGATCTGCGTCGCGCCTACCCGGGGCATCGACATCGGCGCGGCTGCAACCATCCACCGACAGCTTCGCGGAGTCCGCGATCGCGGAGCGTGCGTCGTGCTCGTATCGTACGACTTGGATGAGATCCGCGCGTTGTCAGATCGGATCATCGTGTTCAGCGAAGGCCGGATCAGCGGCGTCGTCATGCCGGAGTTGGCGGACGATATCACGATGGGCAATCTCATGTCTGGCGCCGCTTCGAATGGCTGA
- a CDS encoding branched-chain amino acid transaminase, protein MDLGDVQIYHGGKYKAYRDAKVGLLTHGLNYGTGCFEGIRGYWNAEEKQLYFFRLAEHYDRMRASANLLLIKLPANTKALCDHTLELARLNDYRQDVYVRPIAFKAAEEIGVRLHNVKDDFAIVAVPHTSYFDATQGLKVCVASWRRIDDNSAPARAKLTGVYVSSALAKTEAVTNGFDEAILLSGDGHVSEGSAENIFVVRNGVVFTPPVTDSILEGITRETLMELCRAELGIDVVERSIDRSELYAADEIFFSGTAVGVGPVVEVDRRQIGTGSVGRIAAALSDVYRDASLGKLEKYRKWVTPCFPTLVAGRA, encoded by the coding sequence ATGGACCTCGGTGACGTTCAGATCTATCACGGCGGCAAATACAAGGCCTATCGCGACGCGAAGGTCGGCCTGCTCACCCACGGACTCAATTACGGCACCGGCTGTTTCGAGGGCATCCGGGGTTATTGGAACGCCGAGGAAAAGCAGCTGTATTTCTTCAGGCTCGCCGAACACTACGATCGCATGCGCGCTTCGGCCAACCTTCTTCTCATCAAATTGCCCGCCAACACGAAGGCGCTGTGCGATCACACGTTGGAGCTCGCGCGGCTCAACGATTACCGGCAAGACGTCTACGTGCGGCCGATCGCGTTCAAAGCGGCCGAAGAGATCGGCGTCCGCCTGCACAACGTCAAGGATGATTTTGCCATCGTCGCCGTGCCGCATACGTCGTACTTCGACGCGACGCAAGGTTTGAAGGTCTGCGTCGCATCGTGGCGGCGCATCGATGACAACAGCGCACCCGCGCGGGCCAAGCTCACGGGCGTCTACGTCAGCTCCGCGCTCGCCAAAACAGAAGCCGTGACGAACGGCTTCGACGAGGCTATCTTGCTCTCAGGAGATGGCCACGTCTCCGAAGGCAGCGCAGAGAACATCTTCGTCGTGCGCAACGGCGTCGTCTTCACGCCGCCCGTCACCGACAGCATCCTCGAAGGCATCACGCGCGAAACGCTCATGGAACTTTGTCGTGCCGAACTCGGCATCGATGTCGTCGAGCGCAGCATCGACCGGAGCGAACTATACGCAGCGGATGAGATATTCTTCTCGGGCACCGCGGTCGGCGTTGGTCCGGTCGTCGAAGTGGACCGCCGGCAAATCGGAACGGGATCCGTCGGCCGAATCGCCGCCGCACTGTCCGATGTCTACCGCGATGCGTCACTCGGCAAGCTAGAGAAGTACCGCAAATGGGTCACGCCTTGCTTCCCGACGCTCGTCGCAGGCCGCGCCTAA
- a CDS encoding ABC transporter permease produces MADALRRAGGPLTALAAALALSSLIMLAFHANPLQALAALFQGAFGSEQGVAETLVQTTALLFAGLGVAIAFRAGLLNIGAEGQLAAGGLCTAVAGASLHLNALFEVPLCLIAGAAGGAIWGGIAGFLRARFGASEVITTIMLNYVAFLGSSYLVSGPLRGDANAPETAPISASAVLPPLLADTRLTAALPVALALACALAWWLRRSVAGYELRAVGSAERAARYAGVDAGRVIVQAMALSGALAGLAGATEVLGLLHRFNAGLSPGYGFTSIAVALLGGSDPIGVIFSAFFFGALQNGALAMQALAGVPKDLVSVVEGLVILFMAARWFSKGRTCLRRPAVAADAP; encoded by the coding sequence ATGGCTGACGCGCTGCGCAGAGCCGGGGGTCCGCTCACCGCTCTCGCCGCGGCGCTCGCGTTGTCATCGTTGATCATGCTTGCTTTTCATGCCAACCCTCTGCAAGCGCTCGCGGCGTTGTTCCAAGGCGCGTTCGGGTCGGAGCAAGGCGTCGCCGAGACGTTGGTGCAGACCACCGCCCTTCTATTCGCCGGCCTGGGCGTGGCAATCGCATTTCGCGCCGGCTTGCTCAACATCGGCGCCGAAGGCCAACTCGCGGCAGGCGGTTTGTGCACGGCTGTTGCCGGCGCTTCGCTCCATCTCAACGCGCTGTTTGAAGTACCGCTGTGTCTCATCGCGGGCGCCGCCGGCGGTGCGATTTGGGGCGGCATCGCTGGCTTCTTGCGCGCGCGATTCGGCGCAAGCGAAGTGATCACGACGATCATGCTCAACTACGTCGCGTTCTTAGGCTCCAGTTATCTCGTCAGTGGCCCATTGCGCGGAGATGCCAACGCGCCCGAGACCGCGCCGATCTCGGCCAGCGCGGTGTTGCCGCCGCTTCTTGCGGACACCCGGCTGACGGCAGCGTTGCCCGTCGCTCTCGCGCTCGCATGTGCGCTCGCGTGGTGGCTGCGCCGGTCGGTCGCCGGCTACGAGCTTCGTGCCGTCGGCAGCGCGGAGCGCGCAGCGCGCTACGCCGGCGTGGACGCCGGGCGCGTCATCGTGCAAGCCATGGCGCTGAGCGGCGCGCTCGCCGGTTTGGCGGGTGCGACCGAGGTGCTTGGCCTGTTGCATCGCTTCAATGCCGGGCTCTCGCCCGGGTACGGATTCACGTCGATCGCCGTCGCGTTGCTCGGCGGTTCCGACCCGATCGGCGTCATCTTCAGCGCGTTCTTCTTCGGCGCGCTGCAAAATGGCGCGCTCGCGATGCAAGCGCTCGCCGGCGTGCCGAAAGATCTAGTGTCCGTCGTGGAAGGCTTGGTCATCCTCTTCATGGCAGCGCGCTGGTTCTCGAAAGGGCGCACGTGCCTGCGCCGTCCGGCAGTGGCGGCGGACGCGCCATGA
- a CDS encoding metal-sensitive transcriptional regulator, which translates to MAHPYFKDKTALVSRLHKIEGQVRGLARMVESDEYCIDILTQIASARSALESLGMVLLQEHIEGCVRDSLKADTGQERVDELIATVNRFIKT; encoded by the coding sequence GTGGCGCACCCGTACTTCAAAGACAAGACCGCGCTCGTTTCGCGATTGCACAAGATAGAAGGCCAAGTCCGTGGTCTCGCGCGCATGGTCGAGTCCGACGAGTATTGCATCGATATTCTCACGCAGATAGCATCGGCCCGATCCGCGCTCGAAAGTCTTGGGATGGTGCTCTTACAAGAGCACATCGAAGGCTGCGTTCGCGATTCGCTGAAAGCCGACACAGGGCAAGAACGCGTTGACGAATTGATCGCCACTGTCAACCGCTTCATCAAGACGTAA
- a CDS encoding ABC transporter permease, whose amino-acid sequence MPAPSGSGGGRAMMSPGILAAAVVKVLPKKATPLVFAALGGVLSENAGIVNIALEGIMAGGAFAAVATSYYTHSVALALASALVTGALLALVLAYFAIAQRADQIIVGMAINIFAIGGTAYLVSAVFGQPGASPQVAGLRDESALTWAAAAIVVALHVFLYRTRAGTHLRAVGEEPRAAATAGINVAAYRYGATMAGGALAALGGAYLSVGETDIYSDGMVAGRGFIALAAVIFGKWTPFGAAGACVFFAFFSGLQIVLQGANVPAQLLEMLPYLLTIVAIAGFIGRARPPASDGVVYEP is encoded by the coding sequence GTGCCTGCGCCGTCCGGCAGTGGCGGCGGACGCGCCATGATGTCGCCAGGGATTCTCGCCGCTGCCGTCGTCAAAGTTCTGCCCAAGAAAGCGACGCCGCTGGTTTTCGCCGCGCTCGGCGGAGTGCTTTCGGAAAATGCCGGCATCGTCAACATCGCGCTCGAGGGCATCATGGCGGGCGGCGCGTTCGCCGCGGTCGCGACGTCGTACTACACGCACAGCGTCGCGCTCGCACTGGCCAGTGCGCTGGTCACGGGCGCACTGCTGGCTCTCGTGCTGGCGTACTTCGCCATCGCTCAACGTGCCGACCAGATCATCGTGGGCATGGCCATCAACATCTTCGCGATCGGCGGCACGGCCTATCTCGTGTCGGCCGTCTTCGGCCAGCCCGGCGCTTCGCCTCAAGTAGCGGGTCTGCGCGATGAATCGGCGTTGACGTGGGCCGCCGCCGCGATCGTGGTGGCGCTGCACGTGTTCTTGTACCGCACGCGCGCCGGCACGCATCTTCGCGCGGTCGGCGAGGAGCCGCGCGCCGCGGCGACCGCGGGCATCAACGTCGCGGCATATCGCTACGGAGCTACCATGGCCGGCGGAGCGCTCGCCGCCCTGGGTGGCGCTTACCTATCCGTGGGCGAGACCGATATTTATTCCGACGGCATGGTGGCCGGACGGGGCTTCATCGCGCTCGCCGCGGTAATTTTCGGCAAGTGGACGCCCTTCGGCGCCGCCGGAGCCTGCGTGTTCTTCGCGTTCTTCTCCGGCCTGCAGATCGTGCTGCAGGGCGCGAACGTGCCGGCGCAACTGCTCGAAATGCTGCCCTACCTGCTGACGATCGTCGCGATCGCCGGCTTCATCGGCCGAGCGCGCCCGCCGGCCTCGGATGGCGTGGTGTACGAACCATGA